In one window of Candidatus Nitrospira nitrificans DNA:
- a CDS encoding efflux RND transporter periplasmic adaptor subunit, giving the protein MKRNNWVGSVLLLALVILIGIGLAAWKYRSIQGDQATSADQPEPMESVTLAVARAIDHRQTTTSIGTVLALRSITLKNELAGTVRDVRLTPGQIVEAGTLLVALDVSVEEAELRAQEAQVALAKTVLNRRQHLSQEFATTQEEVDRARADLAVAQAQIARTRAIIAKKTIRAPFRARVGLADVHPGQYLDEGTLLTTLQGVGDAVHVDFTVAQQVAAGLRVGESVEILAAGDSPAVTAKIIALDARVDPATRNAMVRARIEGTRHIPAPGASVRVRVPVGLTQNVVAIPVSALRKGPGGDQVFIVAPSDDGRTRVHTRPVEIGPMIGDEIVIYSGLAAGERIAALGSFKLRDGILVAIADAPEVTSNGNRGAGKP; this is encoded by the coding sequence GTGAAGAGAAATAATTGGGTTGGATCAGTTCTCCTGCTCGCGTTGGTCATTCTTATCGGCATCGGCTTGGCCGCGTGGAAATACCGATCCATCCAGGGCGATCAGGCAACCTCGGCCGATCAGCCCGAGCCGATGGAGTCCGTGACCCTCGCCGTCGCGCGAGCCATCGACCACCGACAGACCACCACTTCGATCGGCACGGTTCTCGCCCTCCGTTCCATTACGCTGAAGAACGAGCTGGCGGGAACAGTCCGCGACGTCCGCCTCACTCCCGGACAAATCGTCGAAGCGGGGACATTGTTGGTCGCGCTCGACGTCTCGGTCGAAGAGGCTGAGCTTCGTGCACAGGAGGCGCAGGTCGCGCTCGCCAAGACAGTCCTCAATCGCAGGCAACACCTCAGCCAGGAATTCGCGACGACGCAGGAAGAAGTGGATCGGGCGCGCGCAGACCTGGCTGTGGCACAGGCCCAGATTGCCCGTACCAGGGCCATCATTGCCAAGAAGACGATCCGGGCCCCCTTCCGCGCGAGAGTGGGCCTCGCGGATGTCCATCCCGGGCAGTATCTTGACGAGGGAACACTTTTGACGACATTGCAAGGTGTCGGTGACGCGGTGCATGTCGATTTCACCGTGGCGCAGCAGGTGGCGGCGGGCTTACGGGTCGGCGAATCCGTCGAAATTCTCGCGGCCGGTGATTCTCCGGCTGTCACAGCGAAGATCATCGCCCTCGACGCGCGCGTTGATCCGGCCACTCGGAATGCCATGGTACGCGCCAGGATCGAAGGTACCCGCCACATCCCGGCGCCGGGCGCGTCGGTGCGCGTTCGAGTTCCGGTCGGTCTCACCCAGAACGTCGTGGCGATTCCAGTGAGCGCGTTGCGCAAGGGACCGGGAGGCGACCAGGTGTTTATCGTCGCGCCAAGCGACGATGGCCGCACAAGAGTCCATACTCGCCCAGTCGAAATCGGACCCATGATCGGCGACGAGATCGTCATCTATTCCGGACTGGCGGCCGGCGAGCGCATCGCCGCGCTGGGCTCTTTTAAACTCCGCGACGGGATCCTCGTCGCGATCGCGGACGCCCCCGAGGTGACGTCAAACGGGAATCGCGGGGCCGGGAAGCCGTAA
- a CDS encoding class I SAM-dependent methyltransferase: MDHRLSRKSFGALLALVLSFTGCAELTYQRMNDPSRDAWQKPQGVVEKLSITPGARIADLGAGGGYFTWHLSKATGSRGTVYAVDIEESAINVIFKEMVSRGTPNVRPVRAESHDPRLPEPVDLVFSCNVYHDLQDRIDYFRSLASSLRPGGRVAILDYHPRGFLSGMFGHRIAKEEVRREMEAAGYLLINDHDLIDRQHFQIFSKPER; this comes from the coding sequence ATGGACCACAGATTGTCACGCAAGTCTTTCGGCGCGTTATTGGCTCTCGTTCTCTCTTTCACCGGCTGCGCCGAGTTGACTTATCAACGGATGAACGACCCTTCGCGGGACGCATGGCAGAAGCCCCAAGGAGTGGTCGAAAAACTTTCCATTACGCCTGGAGCGAGGATAGCGGACTTGGGCGCGGGAGGAGGCTACTTTACCTGGCACCTATCCAAGGCGACCGGCTCGAGGGGAACGGTCTATGCGGTTGATATCGAGGAGAGCGCGATTAACGTGATCTTCAAGGAGATGGTCTCCAGAGGAACCCCCAATGTCCGGCCGGTCCGCGCCGAATCACACGATCCAAGACTTCCAGAGCCCGTCGACCTGGTCTTCAGTTGCAATGTCTATCACGACCTACAAGATCGAATAGACTATTTTCGCTCCCTCGCCTCCTCGCTACGGCCCGGCGGTCGCGTCGCGATTCTCGATTATCATCCTCGTGGGTTCTTGTCCGGCATGTTCGGTCACAGGATCGCGAAAGAAGAGGTCCGACGCGAAATGGAGGCCGCCGGGTATCTGCTGATAAATGATCACGATCTCATCGATCGCCAGCACTTCCAGATTTTCTCGAAACCTGAGCGGTGA
- a CDS encoding efflux RND transporter permease subunit, whose amino-acid sequence MPQDTTRASFTDLFIKHPVLAVVVNLMILLAGWRAMTTLPVQQYPKIENSLVVITTLYYGASAETVRGFLSTPIERVVSAVSGVDYVESTSRAGVSTVTVHLKLNHSSTAALAEVTARLQQVRSELPPEAEPAAIDIQRADRPYASFYLSFNSHARTVPAVTDWLLRTLQPQLSTLPGVQRVTFEGERQVAMRIWIDPDRLASLNLSPGDVQGALRRNNYLAAVGRTKGNLVQVNLLANTDLRSTGEFEELIVADRGGAIVRLKDVARIERGAEEATMIAKYDQTEGVYLGIWPVPGVNEIEVRHRLDDEIEHIQQALPPDIKMQLVWDGTMFIRNALTEITKTLSETILIVAVVVFIFMGSVRTALVPLVAIPVSLIGTALFMVAFGFSLNLLTLLAVVLSVGLVVDDAIVVVENVERHVRMGRSRIEAARAAARELLGPIIAMTITLATVYAPIGFQGGLTGSLFLEFAITLAVAVVLSGIVAITLSPVMSSRFVHPRGKEGRLTAFVNRRFEEARRVYAWSLERALEMRWGIVAAALLIMIAAWPLYMFSRHELAPVEDQNHISLFFEASPDSTVTATNRQHVQVVNAITAIPETDYTWSLTTAWGGFGGVVAKDWHDRSRSTEEMYDDVFGAVSRVPGLRVFPRLDPPLPTPGQYDVELILQSNAPAEQMFEVVGSVLGAGRQSGKFLYVDTDLKIDLPQARVVLDRERLADLGFDLAGVGRELGTMLGGGYVNRFNYFDRSYKVIPQLGDKDRATVDPLLDLKIKTPGGRLVPVSTFTHIETSTAPRTLNRFQQRNAVRIFGGLKPGFTKEEGLLVLETAAAPIGPRVALDYAGESRQLRQEGAALTVTLGFAVVLIYLVLAAQFKSFRDPLIVLLGSVPLAMSGALVVSFLDLTTINIYSQVGLITLVGLIAKNGILIVEFANQLQTRGHARSAAIREASLTRLRPVLMTSAATVFGHLPLVLATGPGAAARNSIGMVLVTGMTVGTIFTLFVVPVFYSLIAAQHRSPEPRATPHEVKPEEPTLAGVRA is encoded by the coding sequence ATGCCGCAGGACACCACTCGCGCATCATTCACCGACCTGTTCATCAAGCATCCCGTATTGGCCGTCGTCGTCAACCTCATGATTCTGCTCGCCGGCTGGCGAGCGATGACGACGCTGCCGGTGCAACAGTACCCAAAGATTGAGAACTCCTTGGTGGTGATCACGACTCTCTATTACGGAGCCAGCGCCGAAACAGTCCGGGGGTTCCTCAGTACGCCGATTGAACGGGTGGTGTCCGCCGTCAGCGGCGTCGATTATGTCGAATCGACCAGTCGAGCCGGAGTCAGCACCGTCACGGTGCACTTGAAGTTGAATCATAGCAGCACAGCGGCATTGGCGGAGGTCACGGCGCGACTCCAACAGGTGCGGTCCGAACTGCCGCCGGAAGCCGAGCCCGCCGCCATCGACATACAGCGAGCGGACCGACCCTATGCCTCCTTCTATCTGAGCTTCAACTCTCACGCGCGGACGGTTCCGGCCGTCACGGATTGGCTGTTGCGCACCTTGCAGCCTCAGCTCTCAACGTTACCCGGTGTGCAACGGGTCACGTTCGAAGGCGAACGACAAGTCGCCATGCGCATCTGGATCGATCCCGACCGCCTAGCGTCGCTCAACCTGTCGCCCGGCGATGTGCAGGGCGCCCTTCGGCGGAATAATTATTTGGCCGCCGTCGGGCGCACAAAGGGCAATCTCGTCCAGGTCAACCTGCTCGCCAACACCGACCTCCGCTCGACCGGTGAATTCGAGGAGCTGATCGTGGCCGACCGAGGCGGCGCCATCGTCAGGCTCAAGGATGTGGCGCGGATCGAACGGGGAGCCGAAGAAGCGACCATGATCGCGAAATACGATCAGACGGAAGGCGTCTATCTCGGAATTTGGCCGGTGCCCGGCGTGAACGAGATCGAAGTCCGTCATCGACTCGACGACGAAATCGAGCATATTCAGCAGGCGCTCCCGCCCGACATCAAGATGCAACTCGTCTGGGATGGGACCATGTTTATCCGCAACGCGCTGACTGAAATCACCAAGACCCTGTCGGAAACCATCCTCATCGTGGCCGTGGTGGTGTTCATCTTCATGGGTTCCGTTCGGACAGCCCTCGTCCCGCTCGTCGCCATCCCCGTATCGTTGATCGGGACGGCGCTCTTCATGGTCGCGTTCGGCTTCAGCCTCAATCTCCTGACCCTCCTCGCCGTCGTGCTGTCGGTCGGATTAGTCGTGGATGATGCCATCGTGGTCGTCGAGAATGTCGAGCGGCACGTGCGGATGGGGCGATCTCGCATCGAGGCCGCACGCGCCGCCGCGCGGGAGCTGCTCGGTCCGATCATTGCGATGACCATCACGCTCGCCACCGTCTATGCCCCCATCGGCTTCCAGGGCGGGTTGACGGGTTCCTTGTTCTTGGAGTTCGCCATCACGCTGGCCGTCGCCGTGGTCTTGTCCGGGATCGTGGCGATCACCCTGTCGCCGGTGATGAGTTCCCGATTCGTCCATCCACGGGGGAAGGAGGGTCGGTTGACCGCCTTCGTCAACCGACGGTTCGAAGAAGCGCGCCGGGTCTACGCCTGGTCGCTCGAACGCGCGCTCGAGATGCGTTGGGGCATTGTGGCCGCGGCGCTGCTGATCATGATTGCCGCCTGGCCCTTGTACATGTTTTCACGTCATGAACTCGCTCCCGTGGAGGATCAGAACCACATCAGCCTTTTCTTCGAAGCCTCGCCGGACTCTACCGTCACCGCCACCAACCGGCAACACGTCCAGGTCGTCAACGCGATCACGGCCATTCCCGAAACAGATTACACGTGGTCGCTCACGACGGCATGGGGCGGATTCGGCGGTGTGGTGGCAAAGGATTGGCATGACCGCTCGCGATCGACCGAGGAGATGTACGACGATGTGTTCGGCGCGGTCTCCCGCGTGCCGGGCCTCCGGGTGTTCCCGAGACTAGACCCGCCGCTTCCCACGCCCGGTCAGTACGACGTGGAGTTGATCTTGCAGAGCAATGCGCCTGCCGAACAGATGTTTGAAGTCGTCGGCTCCGTCCTGGGCGCAGGCCGGCAAAGCGGCAAGTTTTTGTATGTGGACACCGACCTCAAGATCGATCTTCCTCAAGCCCGAGTCGTGCTCGATCGTGAGCGGCTCGCCGACTTGGGATTCGATCTAGCCGGCGTCGGCCGTGAACTGGGCACGATGCTCGGAGGCGGGTACGTCAACCGGTTCAACTATTTCGACCGCAGCTACAAGGTCATTCCTCAACTCGGCGACAAGGATCGTGCGACGGTCGACCCCCTGCTCGATCTAAAAATCAAGACGCCGGGCGGCCGGTTGGTGCCGGTGTCGACCTTCACCCATATCGAGACGAGCACCGCGCCGCGAACGTTGAACCGTTTCCAGCAGCGCAATGCCGTCCGCATCTTCGGGGGCCTGAAACCCGGTTTCACAAAGGAAGAAGGGCTCCTCGTCCTTGAAACAGCCGCCGCCCCGATCGGCCCGCGCGTCGCTCTCGACTATGCCGGCGAGTCACGGCAGCTCCGACAGGAAGGAGCGGCGCTCACGGTCACGCTCGGGTTCGCCGTGGTTTTGATCTATCTGGTGTTGGCCGCCCAGTTCAAGAGCTTCCGCGATCCCTTGATCGTTCTGCTGGGTTCGGTTCCGCTCGCGATGTCCGGTGCATTGGTCGTGAGCTTTCTGGACCTCACGACGATCAATATCTATTCGCAAGTCGGCCTGATCACGCTCGTGGGACTGATCGCGAAGAACGGCATCCTCATCGTGGAATTCGCCAATCAACTCCAGACGCGCGGGCATGCGCGATCGGCCGCCATACGCGAGGCTTCATTGACCAGGCTCCGCCCGGTGCTGATGACCTCGGCCGCCACCGTCTTCGGGCATCTCCCGCTGGTTCTGGCGACAGGCCCAGGAGCGGCCGCCCGCAACAGCATCGGCATGGTGTTGGTGACCGGGATGACGGTCGGGACGATCTTCACGCTGTTCGTCGTCCCCGTGTTTTATTCACTGATCGCCGCGCAACATCGATCGCCGGAGCCACGCGCAACGCCGCATGAAGTCAAGCCAGAGGAGCCGACCTTGGCCGGAGTGAGGGCGTAA
- a CDS encoding DUF5069 domain-containing protein, which produces MQVNGLRSPFQKGSGLYHFSRMLDKIRLHQAGQLPEEYHPNFGLRAGLDGHLCGFLGVEHADVYERVRQGGSDDEVAEWCFQRGLRPSKMQLRIWNEFARKFGWNDIAAKFLARMKQEDGLEHRTDIVTAFELIDLREGREGESPNET; this is translated from the coding sequence ATGCAAGTCAATGGTCTTCGAAGTCCCTTTCAGAAGGGAAGCGGGTTGTACCATTTCTCGAGGATGCTCGATAAAATTCGGCTTCATCAAGCCGGACAGCTGCCGGAAGAATATCATCCCAACTTCGGATTGCGCGCAGGATTGGATGGACACTTATGCGGTTTCCTCGGCGTCGAACATGCCGACGTGTATGAACGCGTTCGGCAAGGCGGCAGCGACGACGAGGTTGCAGAATGGTGCTTTCAGAGGGGTTTACGGCCGAGCAAGATGCAGCTGCGGATCTGGAACGAATTTGCGCGCAAGTTCGGATGGAACGATATCGCCGCCAAGTTTCTCGCTCGAATGAAACAAGAGGATGGCCTGGAGCATCGTACGGATATCGTCACCGCGTTTGAGCTGATTGACCTCAGAGAAGGCAGAGAAGGTGAATCGCCGAACGAGACTTAA
- a CDS encoding 4Fe-4S dicluster domain-containing protein: MPEVYNWQLGRKMLYPYEERHPKWQFAFVFNINRCLACQTCSMADKSTWLFSKGQEYMWWNNVETKPYGGYPQFYDVKITQLIEQVNPGGQVWNVRVGRKHHAPYGVFEGMTIFDAGAKVGQAAIGYIPTDQEWRFVNIYEDTATSMRALVEGIDKTGFSRDEPWKMTGSSLPEHETFFFYLQRICNHCTYPGCLAACPRKAIYKRPEDGIVLIDQNRCRGYKKCVEQCPYKKPMYRGTTRVSEKCIACYPRIEGKDPLTGGEPMETRCMAACVGKIRMQSLMRIGEDGLWAEDRWHPLYYAIRVEQVALPLYPQWGTEPNGFYIPPRHSPRGYARQMFGPGVDNAIEKYLVPSRELLAVLQLWRASQQIVFRYDVIPGPKVFETQIHGKRFEMYNDTVLGFNKSGKEVARIQVEEPIYIRPAERVTWL; the protein is encoded by the coding sequence ATGCCGGAAGTCTATAATTGGCAGCTGGGCCGCAAGATGTTGTATCCCTACGAGGAACGGCATCCGAAGTGGCAGTTTGCCTTTGTCTTCAACATCAATCGCTGTTTAGCCTGTCAGACCTGCAGCATGGCGGATAAGTCGACCTGGCTCTTTTCCAAAGGGCAGGAATACATGTGGTGGAACAACGTGGAAACCAAGCCCTATGGCGGGTATCCCCAGTTCTACGACGTCAAGATCACGCAGTTGATCGAGCAGGTGAATCCGGGGGGGCAAGTCTGGAACGTTCGGGTGGGGCGGAAACACCATGCGCCCTACGGCGTCTTTGAAGGGATGACCATTTTTGATGCCGGGGCCAAAGTGGGCCAGGCCGCCATCGGCTACATTCCGACGGACCAGGAGTGGCGGTTCGTCAACATCTACGAAGACACGGCCACCTCGATGCGAGCGTTGGTCGAAGGCATCGACAAGACCGGCTTCTCGCGGGATGAGCCGTGGAAAATGACCGGGAGCAGCTTGCCGGAGCACGAGACCTTCTTCTTCTATCTCCAGCGGATTTGCAATCACTGCACCTATCCGGGGTGCTTGGCGGCCTGCCCCCGCAAGGCCATTTACAAGCGGCCGGAGGACGGCATCGTCCTCATCGATCAGAACCGGTGCCGGGGCTACAAGAAGTGCGTCGAGCAGTGTCCCTACAAGAAGCCGATGTATCGCGGGACGACGCGGGTGAGCGAGAAGTGTATCGCCTGTTATCCCCGGATCGAGGGCAAGGATCCGCTGACCGGCGGCGAGCCGATGGAGACGCGCTGTATGGCCGCCTGTGTCGGCAAGATTCGCATGCAGAGCTTGATGCGGATCGGCGAGGACGGCTTGTGGGCGGAAGATCGGTGGCATCCGCTGTACTACGCCATTCGGGTAGAGCAAGTCGCCTTGCCGCTGTACCCGCAATGGGGCACCGAGCCCAATGGCTTCTACATCCCCCCCCGGCATTCCCCGCGGGGCTATGCCCGGCAGATGTTCGGGCCCGGCGTGGACAATGCCATTGAGAAATACTTGGTCCCCAGTCGCGAACTGTTGGCCGTGCTGCAGCTCTGGCGGGCCAGTCAGCAGATTGTGTTCCGCTACGATGTCATCCCGGGGCCCAAAGTCTTTGAAACGCAGATCCACGGGAAGCGGTTCGAAATGTACAACGACACCGTCTTGGGCTTCAATAAGTCGGGCAAGGAAGTGGCCCGGATTCAGGTCGAAGAGCCGATCTACATCCGGCCGGCTGAACGGGTCACCTGGTTATAA